One Danio aesculapii chromosome 13, fDanAes4.1, whole genome shotgun sequence DNA window includes the following coding sequences:
- the hif1an gene encoding hypoxia-inducible factor 1-alpha inhibitor, which translates to MAETDGAAAFTELRDPGWDESQLRQYTFPTRQIPRLSHTDPRAEVLINNEEPVVLTDTSLVYPALKWDIPYLQENIGNGDFSVYIAENHKFLYYDEKKMVNFQDFVPKSRRIETKFSEFVDKMHQTEEQGGKGRVYLQQTLNDTVGRKIVVDFLGFNWNWINKQQAKRNWGPLTSNLLLIGMEGNVTPAHYDEQQNFFAQIKGHKRCILFPPDQFDCLYPYPVHHPCDRQSQVDFENPDYDKFPNFKNAVGYEAVVGPGDVLYIPMYWWHHIESLLNGGETITVNFWYKGAPTPKRIEYPLKAHQKVAIMRNIEKMLGEALGDPHEVGPLLNMMIKGRYDHGLS; encoded by the exons ATGGCGGAGACCGACGGAGCCGCCGCCTTCACGGAGCTGCGCGACCCGGGCTGGGATGAGTCGCAGCTTCGACAGTATACTTTTCCAACACGACAGATACCGCGACTGTCCCATACAGATCCGCGTGCCGAGGTGCTCATCAATAACGAG GAGCCTGTTGTACTGACAGACACAAGTTTAGTATATCCAGCTCTAAAATGGGACATACCCTACTTGCAAGAGAACATTGGAAATGGGGACTTCTCTGTTTACATAGCAGAAAATCACAAATTCTTGTATTATGACGAGAAGAAAATGGTAAACTTTCAAGACTTTGTGCCCAAATCTCGTCGAATAGAGACTAAGTTTTCTGAGTTTGTGGACAAGATGCATCAAACAGAAGAGCAAGGCGGGAAAGGAAG AGTGTACTTGCAACAGACTCTGAATGATACGGTAGGGCGGAAAATTGTGGTGGATTTCCTTGGATTCAATTGGAACTGGATTAACAAACAGCAAGCTAAACGAAACTGGGGACCGCTAACCTCAAATCTGCTGCTCATAGGCATGGAAG GCAATGTAACACCAGCACACTATGACGAGCAACAGAATTTCTTTGCACAAATCAAAGGACATAAGAGATGCATCCTCTTTCCGCCGGATCAGTTTGACTGCCTCTATCCTTACCCAGTCCATCATCCATGTGACAGACAGAGTCAG GTGGATTTTGAAAACCCTGACTATGACAAGTTTCCTAATTTCAAAAATGCTGTTGGGTATGAGGCTGTTGTGGGACCTGGAGATGTCCTGTACATCCCCATGTATTG GTGGCATCACATCGAGTCCCTTTTAAATGGAGGAGAGACCATCACAGTCAACTTCTGGTACAAG GGGGCTCCCACTCCAAAGAGGATAGAGTATCCTTTGAAAGCCCATCAGAAGGTGGCCATAATGAGGAACATAGAGAAGATGTTGGGAGAGGCCTTGGGGGACCCGCATGAG GTTGGTCCATTGCTGAACATGATGATCAAGGGCAGATATGATCATGGACTGAGTTAA